In Erigeron canadensis isolate Cc75 chromosome 7, C_canadensis_v1, whole genome shotgun sequence, one DNA window encodes the following:
- the LOC122608987 gene encoding receptor-like protein kinase ANXUR1 codes for MTFQEAVGRLKAFEERTKRQIKEEDMAGKLLYMKEDAKEKGKHHKCEHCGCGNSNQKDFGRGRGRGRWSGRSQGDGRAQRDKSNIRCFKCNELGYISNECPKWEKEHEENNNDNFRMSLLDIKLATQDFNYANDIGGGGFGRVYIGEVAEKDGYSNETDEKVIVYEHAPKGSLDKYLSDTSLTWKNRVKICINFATGLDFLHGGGNGKEVVIHRDIKAANNLLFDDWKAKVGDFGLSVISTVNKKSKSDYMTDHACGTKGYLDPLCSKSGFLTLESDIYSFGVVLFEILCGKTTFEIYKHKGQFLPGFIKHIFKEGKQGEVVFDALKDEIVPTSLTTFQNISYQCLNDDREKRPTSKEVLEQLKKALKFQVPDVGTSERIVGRLNYRELLL; via the exons ATGACGTTCCAAGAAGCGGTGGGGAGACTAAAGGCTTTCGAAGAACGTACAAAGAGGCAAATTAAGGAGGAAGACATGGCTGGCAAACTTCTATATATGAAGGAAGACGCTAAGGAGAAGGGTAAACACCATAAGTGTGAGCATTGCGGTTGTGGAAACTCAAATCAGAAAGACTTTGGACGTGGTCGAGGACGAGGCCGGTGGTCCGGGAGAAGTCAAGGCGATGGTCGAGCACAACGGGACAAGAGCAACATAAGGTGTTTCAAATGCAATGAACTTGGGTATATTAGCAATGAATGTCCAAAGTGGGAAAAGGAGCATGAG GAAAACAACAATGACAACTTCAGAATGTCACTATTAGACATTAAATTGGCAACACAGGACTTCAATTATGCCAATGACATCGGAGGGGGTGGTTTTGGGAGGGTGTACATAGGTGAAGTTGCAGAAAAAGATG GCTATAGCAATGAAACTGATGaaaaagttattgtttatgaACATGCACCTAAGGGAAGCCTTGATAAGTATTTGAGTGATACTAGTCTTACATGGAAAAACCGAGTTAAGATATGCATCAACTTTGCAACTGGATTGGACTTCCTTCATGGGGGTGGTAATGGAAAAGAAGTGGTGATACATAGGGACATCAAAGCAGCTAATAATTTATTGTTTGATGATTGGAAGGCAAAAGTTGGTGATTTTGGTCTTTCTGTGATAAGTACAGTCAATAAGAAATCTAAATCAGACTATATGACAGATCATGCTTGTGGTACAAAAGGATACTTGGATCCATTGTGCTCAAAATCGGGTTTCTTAACTCTAGAATCTGACATTTATTCATTTGGGGTGGTCTTGTTTGAGATCTTGTGTGGGAAAACAACGTTTGAAATCTACAAACATAAGGGACAGTTTCTACCCGGTTTTATTAAACACATCTTCAAGGAAGGAAAACAAGGTGAGGTGGTGTTTGATGCTCTAAAGGATGAGATTGTGCCTACATCATTGACTACATTTCAAAACATTTCCTACCAATGCTTAAATGATGATAGAGAAAAACGACCAACATCCAAAGAAGTTTTGGAGCAACTTAAGAAGGCATTAAAATTTCAG GTTCCAGATGTGGGAACAAGTGAAAGAATTGTTGGTAGATTGAACTATAGAGAACTTTTGCTTTGA